Proteins co-encoded in one Aspergillus fumigatus Af293 chromosome 6, whole genome shotgun sequence genomic window:
- a CDS encoding ubiquinone-binding COQ10-like protein: MKPSLPLRRICRGTNITIRPPTSPALVPRILHEQRTPPAPSTRSTPLTATTRRSFNLSSLSSFFPPSNGNGNDNNKSRVLTATRTLPYQPSALFKVISSVESYSQFLPFLTASTVTHRDPETGYPTRAFLTVGYGPLSETFTSRVDCNRDKWTVEARSGAKFGVDSKDGQGGGIFPGANEGIFEYLSTKWELVPVPGGSVQTRVQLEIQFEFRNQFHAAMMSAVEGQMAGVMIEAFEKRIREVEGR, from the coding sequence ATGAAACCATCCTTACCGCTGCGACGCATTTGTCGCGGGACAAACATCACAATCCGCCCGCCAACCTCGCCAGCACTCGTCCCACGCATTTTACATGAGCAACGAACACCACCTGCTCCAAGCACTCGCTCAACACCTCTCACAGCCACAACCCGCCGATCCTTCAACCTCTCGtcgctttcctccttcttcccccCCAGCAACGGCAATGGCAACGACAACAATAAAAGCCGCGTCCTAACCGCCACCCGCACCCTCCCCTACCAACCTAGCGCGCTCTTCAAGGTCATTTCCTCGGTCGAATCCTACTCGCAATTTCTCCCATTCCTCACAGCCTCGACCGTCACCCACCGCGACCCGGAAACGGGGTACCCGACTCGCGCCTTCCTAACAGTCGGCTACGGGCCTCTCAGCGAGACCTTCACGTCGCGCGTGGACTGCAACCGGGACAAGTGGACTGTCGAGGCGCGCAGCGGGGCCAAGTTCGGGGTGGACTCGAAGGATGGGCAGGGGGGGGGGATCTTTCCCGGCGCGAACGAGGGGATTTTTGAGTATTTGAGTACAAAGTGGGAGTTGGTGCCGGTCCCTGGGGGAAGTGTGCAGACACGGGTGCAGCTGGAGATTCAGTTTGAGTTTCGGAACCAGTTTCATGCGGCGATGATGAGCGCTGTTGAGGGGCAGATGGCGGGCGTTATGATTGAGGCATTTGAGAAGAGGATTAGGGAGGTGGAAGGGAGGTAA
- a CDS encoding putative C6 transcription factor gives MTDSTKEPQIQDVPNPSMVTKEKKRSRVQFSCTACRSRKLKCCRTFPCTNCKKRGEAAFCTFVGRGPRGRSSQGRKSPTLLQDRLQHLENLILSFTQKKSCEQSQTLSASEQQNTPSTTAESVVPAVLVNPSSSMEPEPRSSAPESTGRLLENKAGSSYFDGAHWRAILEEVNEVKGYLQQETDEESEEEFMDEAFFDSSSPVLLLGLNKPASKDELLADIPPRPAADRLVSQFLHCKEPILVVLHFPTFQKEYNQFWLNPRGASLQWLGLLYAIFALAVSILNTIEEPVPHSLGDHQAATTRFRERTVQCLVQANYITPGRYKVEALFLYTMGEFLTSCDAQAGVSFMLGLTIRLAMRMGYHRDPRNFPKMSAFEGEMRRRLWAVVSQLDTLISFQVGLPRTIQAWQHDSRPETELTPLCYTIAKGRIMSIFGRISDLAYSREPVTYEQTLEIDRHLEEAHNQIPLILRTRSMEQSITDPPDLILRRFTLEILYQKCRCVLHRRYLAEFPDDMRYTYSRWVCITAAKQILRHQAVLHHESQPGGQLYREKRFPNSIQNTDYLLAAMIICLGLSPGHPREPGTNSQSNDVTVIIKGREDLLLTLETSHQIFKDMRRRSADAQKAYAAMSIMLRCVKKSMQHAADLNGSGGQEFNTTSDGKMTSLWLVQATKSAGCSFTTPV, from the exons ATGACGGACTCGACGAAAGAACCCCAGATCCAGGACGTTCCGAATCCAAGCATGGTGaccaaggaaaagaagaggagccgAGTTCAATTCTCTTGCACTGCCTGTAGAAGTCGAAA ACTCAAGTGTTGTCGGACGTTTCCATGCACCAACTGCAAGAAAAGAGGGGAGGCCGCATTCTGCACCTTTGTTGGCCGTGGCCCTCGAGGAAGGTCATCGCAGGGTCGAAAAAGCCCGACCCTTTTGCAAGATCGTCTGCAGCACCTTGAAAACCTGATCTTGTCATTTACTCAGAAGAAGTCATGCGAACAGAGCCAAACCCTTAGTGCATCAGAGCAACAGAATACTCCGTCTACAACAGCAGAGAGTGTTGTTCCAGCAGTGCTGGTAAATCCTTCTTCAAGCATGGAACCGGAACCGAGAAGCTCTGCGCCTGAAAGCACTGGTAGACTCCTGGAAAATAAAGCAGGGTCGAGCTATTTCGATGGCGCTCACTGGCGTGCTATACTCGAGGAG GTGAACGAGGTCAAGGGATATCTTCAACAAGAAacagatgaagaatctgAGGAAGAATTCATGGATGAAGCATTTTTTGACTCTTCATCGCCGGTTCTCTTACTCGGCTTGAACAAGCCCGCGAGCAAGGACGAACTGCTCGCTGATATTCCTCCACGACCAGCAGCAGATAGACTTGTCTCACAGTTTCTCCATTGTAAAGAGCCAATATTAG TCGTTCTCCATTTCCCAACATTCCAGAAGGAG TATAACCAATTCTGGCTAAACCCACGGGGAGCGTCTCTCCAGTGGCTCGGTCTGCTGTATGCTATTTTTGCATTGGCAGTTTCGATTTTGAATACGATAGAGGAACCAGTGCCCCATTCACTGGGAGATCACCAGGCCGCCACGACCCGGTTCCGCGAACGTACTGTACAATGTTTGGTCCAAGCGAACTATATAACTCCTGGTAGATACAAAGTTGAGGCCCTGTTTTTATATACAATGGGAGAGTTCCTCACAAGTTGTGATGCCCAAGCCGGAGTCTCGTTCATGCTCGGGCTCACTATAAGGCTCGCCATGCGGATGGGGTACCATCGCGATCCCCGAAATTTCCCTAAAATGTCCGCGTTTGAAGGGGAGATGAGACGGCGTCTATGGGCTGTTGTGAGCCAACTCGATACCCTGATTTCATTCCAAGTCGGACTTCCTCGGACAATCCAGGCCTGGCAGCACGAC TCTCGGCCAGAAACTGAGCTCACTCCGCTGTGCTATACCATAGCCAAGGGAAGAATCATGTCGATTTTTGGACGAATATCAGACCTTGCATACTCGCGGGAACCGGTGACATACGAGCAAACGCTCGAAATCGATCGGcaccttgaagaagcgcacAATCAGATTCCGTTGATCTTACGAACTAGGTCAATGGAGCAGTCAATTACCGACCCACCAGACCTAATTCTCAGGCGTTTCACGCTGGAGATTCTGTATCAGAAGTGCCGCTGCGTTTTACACCGGAGGTACCTGGCGGAGTTCCCTGACGATATGCGATACACATATTCTCGGTGGGTTTGTATAACCGCAGCGAAACAGATCCTTCGACACCAAGCAGTTCTGCACCACGAAAGTCAGCCTGGAGGCCAGCTGTACCGCGAAAAGCGATTCCCGAATTCTATACAAAACACAGACTACCTGCTAGCAGCCATGATTATCTGCCTCGGACTCTCCCCTGGTCATCCCAGGGAGCCAGGAACGAACAGCCAAAGCAATGATGTGACAGTGATCATCAAAGGCCGCGAAGATCTTCTATTAACCCTGGAGACATCCCATCAGATTTTCAAGGACATGCGTCGGCGATCGGCGGATGCACAAAAAGCATATGCTGCGATGTCAATCATGCTTCGTTGTGTCAAGAAAAGTATGCAACATGCAGCAGACCTCAACGGTTCAGGTGGCCAAGAATTTAATACAACCAGTGATGGTAAGATGACCAGCCTATGGCTTGTGCAAGCTACTAAATCAGCGGGCTGTAGTTTCACCACCCCCGTATGA
- a CDS encoding 4-hydroxybenzoate octaprenyltransferase, whose product MGPKLVLTNAISEYNPLPCSKYSTPKTGVFSIMPRRWIPYAELMRLDRPAGYWAFYWHFVIGLTLAANMSSPIPSPLTLVSLFLFFAVWVIILRGAVCTWNDTLDQDFDRKVSRTRNRPIPRGAVTTIQGHLFTLAQIALGTAMLLPLPLGCMYRAALMTAILLVYPLGKRVTDFPQVILGIAFGMSIFVCSAALDADPHPLLGTETDDLRLVTALCFYIASILWTAIFDTIYAHQDAKDDAKVGVRSLAVRLGDRTKHTLSVLAATQVMLLFAAGIACNFSAIYFAGSCIGTAISLAALLWFVDLRHSASCAWWFCRGSHLVGASMVAWLLGEYCVKP is encoded by the exons ATGGGTCCTAAACTGGTCCTAACCAACGCAATCTCTGAATATAACCCCTTGCCATGCTCAAAGTACAGCACGCCCAAAACTGGGGTCTTTTCTATTATGCCacggagatggatccctTATGCCGAACTCATGCGACTCGATCGTCCGGCAGGCTACTGGGCCTTTTACTGGCACTTTGTCATTGGCCTCACCTTGGCAGCCAACATGTCTTCTCCAATTCCATCGCCGCTGACCCTCGTCTctctgtttctcttcttcgcagTCTGGGTAATCATACTGCGTGGAGCAGTGTGTACCTGGAACGACACTCTGGACCAGGATTTCGACCGCAAGGTGTCTAGAACCCGAAATCGTCCCATTCCACGAGGCGCAGTCACCACAATCCAAGGCCATCTCTTCACACTCGCTCAGATTGCCCTGGGGACAGCGATGCTCCTTCCTTTGCCCCTGGGGTGCATGTATCGTGCTGCACTCATGACAGCTATCCTGCTGGTGTATCCTCTAGGGAAACGAGTCACGGATTTCCCACAGGTCATATTGGGGATTGCATTCGGGATGTCTATCTTCGTTTGCAGTGCGGCTCTAGATGCCGATCCCCATCCACT TCTTGGAACGGAAACCGATGACCTGCGCCTGGTTACTGCGCTTTGTTTCTACATAGCAAGTATCCTGTGGACAGCCATTTTCGACACTATCTACGCGCACCAGGATGCAAAAGACGATGCCAAGGTGGGTGTACGGTCGTTAGCGGTTCGCCTTGGCGACCGCACGAAGCACACATTGTCTGTTCTCGCGGCGACACAGGTAATGCTGCTGTTCGCTGCGGGTATAGCATGCAATTTCTCGGCAATCTACTTTGCAGGCAGCTGCATTGGAACAGCAATCTCTTTGGCTGCTTTGTTATGGTTTGTTGATCTGCGGCACTCGGCGAGCTGCGCGTGGTGGTTTTGCCGGGGGTCTCACCTTGTGGGTGCGAGTATGGTTGCCTGGCTGCTGGGGGAGTATTGCGTCAAACCTTAG
- a CDS encoding hydroxyacyl-thioester dehydratase HTD2: MSVRTRLACQSRRFVSKGYTRSARQFSAHGQRCSQSDSASSIAASFLSRFNSLGPQTRTQVLDSNQLLLLSLTLNRPTLHPNSPVLTTASGSLQQGTPLPAGYHLVYFTPTFLETELGADGTDVSYNPDTPFTRRMWAGGEVQWPRGPDGMPNPLRVGQEIQETTRVLSAEPKIVRRTGEEMIVVGVEKEFRNEHGVAVLDRRNWVFRKALSPSSAAASTNLPDPITPSGPAFSKTSTIGNVHTRTMKQTAVTLFRFSALTFNPHKIHYSLPWARDVEGHRDIVVHGPLNLINILDLWRDTRTATLASEAPELILPQSISYRATSPLYAEEEYRIILEGEDSIAKVQVIGPDGKTVAMKADIKS, from the exons ATGTCAGTAAGGACTCGTTTGGCCTGCCAGTCTCGCCGTTTCGTCTCAAAAGGATATACTCGCTCTGCGCGCCAGTTCTCAGCGCATGGTCAGCGGTGCTCGCAATCAGATTCTGCCTCATCCATTGCAgcttcatttctttctcgGTTTAATTCCTTGGGTCCTCAGACTCGCACTCAGGTCCTTGATTCGAACCAGCTCCTGCTCTTATCTCTCACTCTTAACCGGCCGACTCTACACCCAAACTCACCAGTGCTCACCACTGCTTCGGGGTCATTGCAGCAAGGGACTCCCCTGCCTGCGGGATACCATTTGGTTTATTTCACTCCAACTTTCTTGGAGACTGAATTAGGAGCCGATGGCACAGATGTCTCGTACAACCCCGATACACCGTTTACTCGGCGTATGTGGGCTGGCGGCGAAGTACAATGGCCACGCGGCCCAGACGGAATGCCTAATCCGTTGAGGGTAGGCCAAGAGATCCAGGAAACGACGAGGGTCCTGAGTGCGGAACCTAAAATTGTCCGCAGAACTGGGGAGGAGATGATAGTTGTAGGGGTGGAGAAGGAGTTTCGAAATGAGCATGGCGTAGCTGTGTTGGACAGAAG GAACTGGGTCTTTCGCAAAGCCCTCTCACcgtcatcagcagcagcatcaacgAATCTGCCAGACCCGATCACACCCTCTGGCCCAGCATTCTCGAAGACTTCGACAATAGGCAACGTCCACACACGGACAATGAAGCAAACGGCAGTCACCCTGTTCCGGTTTTCAGCGCTGACGTTCAACCCACATAAAATTCATTATTCACTTCCTTGGGCTCGCGACGTAGAGGGCCACAGGGACATTGTTGTCCATGGCCCGCTGAACCTCATCAACATTCTGGATCTGTGGCGCGACACGAGGACGGCAACGCTCGCCAGCGAAGCTCCCGAGCTCATACTTCCTCAGAGTATCTCCTATCGGGCGACGAGCCCCTTGTATGCTGAAGAGGAATATCGGATTATCCTAGAGGGTGAGGATAGTATTGCCAAGGTACAAGTCATTGGTCCTGACGGAAAGACAGTGGCCATGAAAGCAGATATAAAGAGCTAG
- a CDS encoding purine-cytosine permease family protein has translation MADLEQGYVRAKVDIKTEIVEISDPAKFTSSFQRWTLRLCRLAGVETQGIQRVTVDSRQPAGPDDYTRIFLLWLNSSLTANNIIVGLYGPSYYGLDLATASVCGVFGSILGSIAVAYMSTWGPRSGHRTLVITRYFLGYYPSKICCFLNILTMLGYGMVNCILGGQIIFTISNGRTPVTVGIVVVAILTWCIATFGMNLFHLWSRYAWILSLSVLCIMIGCAGPAFDSTHRLSPDLPQDTSAHRLSFFSLCFASAITWTPSSADYFVYFPTSTRPIRMFLSAVAGMGLAMILTTILGIGLATALYSNPDWMAVFADSPGGLLALSFSGLCGFGSLCAAILVLTAVSNNIPATYSAGLNLQMLGKWGPRIPRPLFTTLEVVAYTVCAVMARAYLRDIMEDFLPLMSYWIVAWLGVVLEEIVLRAYRDKGAYDWEAWDDVTRLPSGWAAGGSLVAGCLGAFLGMDQSFFRGPIAQTLPDGCDLGMWLAFIFAVSVYLPLRMVELRFLGR, from the exons ATGGCGGACCTCGAGCAGGGTTATGTTCGTGCAAAAGTCGATATCAAGACGGAGATCGTCGAGATTTCGGATCCCGCTAAGTTTACTTCTTCCTTTCAAAGATGGACCCTGAGGCTTTGTCGACTAGCAGGGGTAGAGACCCAAGGTATACAGCGAGTCACAGTTGATTCGCGTCAACCTGCTGGTCCAGATGATTACACAcggatcttcctgctctggCTGAACTCGTCTCTCACAGccaacaacatcattgtTGGCTTGTATGGACCTTCATACTACGGCCTAGACCTAGCCACCGCATCCGTTTGTGGTGTCTTTGGGAGTATATTGGGGAGTATCGCGGTGGCCTACATGAGTACCTGGGGACCACGCAGCGGTCATCGCACATTGGTGATAACGCGATACTTTCTCGGTTACTACCCAAGCAAGATCTGCTGCTTTCTCAACATTCTGACGATGCTTGGCTACGGCATGGTCAATTGCATTTTGGGTGGTCAGATCATCTTCACTATTTCCAATGGCCGGACGCCCGTCACCGTCGGCATTGTTGTCGTCGCCATCCTGACCTGGTGCATCGCTACCTTCGGCATGAAcctcttccatctctggTCCCGTTACGCCTGGATTCTCTCGCTCTCCGTGCTCTGCATCATGATCGGCTGCGCCGGTCCGGCATTCGATTCCACGCATCGCCTCTCCCCCGACCTGCCCCAGGACACATCCGCGCACCgcctctccttcttctccctctgTTTCGCCTCTGCCATCACCTGGACCCCCTCAAGCGCAGACTACTTTGTCTACTTCCCCACTAGCACCCGTCCCATCCGCATGTTCCTTTCCGCCGTAGCAGGAATGGGCCTCGCCATGATCCTCACCACCATCCTAGGCATCGGCCTAGCCACAGCTCTCTATTCTAACCCCGACTGGATGGCCGTCTTCGCTGATtcccctggcggccttctAGCGCTCTCCTTCTCGGGCCTCTGCGGCTTCGGCAGCCTCTGTGCTGCCATCCTTGTCCTCACCGCAGTCTCCAACAATATCCCCGCCACGTACTCGGCCGGCCTGAACCTCCAGATGCTGGGTAAGTGGGGCCCGCGCATCCCGCGGCCCCTCTTCACAACCCTCGAGGTGGTCGCCTATACCGTCTGTGCCGTGATGGCCCGCGCCTACCTGCGCGACATCATGGAGGATTTCCTCCCGCTGATGAGCTACTGGATCGTTGCGTGGCTGGGGGTCGTACTAGAGGAGATTGTCCTGCGAGCGTACCGCGACAAGGGGGCGTATGATTGGGAGGCATGGGATGATGTGACCAGGTTACCCAGTGGCTGGGCGGCGGGTGGAAGCTTGGTGGCGGGTTGTCTGGGGGCCTTCCTAGGGATG GATCAATCATTCTTTAGGGGCCCTATCGCTCAGACTCTTCCTGACGGCTGTGATTTGGGGATGTGGTTAGCGTTCATATTCGCTGTTAGCGTGTACCTTCCTCTACGGATGGTTGAATTACGGTTCCTGGGACGGTGA